The Pseudanabaena sp. PCC 6802 genomic interval GGGATGAGGTCAAGGATAAACTCAAGGAAAGCGGCCTGGCTCTATCCGGCGGTCAGCAGCAACGGTTGTGTATTGCCAGGGCGATCGCCGTGCAACCAGAGGTAATTCTGATGGACGAACCGTGTTCGGCACTCGATCCCATTTCAACCCTGCGGATCGAAGAGTTGATGCAGGAACTCAAGCAGCGCTACACGATCGTGATTGTCACGCACAACATGCAACAGGCATCGCGGGTTTCAGATATGACGGCTTTCTTTAACACGGAACTCGACAAGCGCGGTCAGCGGACTGGCAAACTAGAGGAATTCGATCGCACTTCGGTAATTTTTGGCAACCCGACTAAAGTCGCCACCGAGGAGTACATCAGCGGTCGCTTTGGCTAATTGCTAGATTTTCGTCAAATACCACCAACACGAACGAGTTTGTAGCCGATCGTCTCGTTCCAAATTCTGTTTAGTTAACCCTTTCTACTCGAAGTCCGCCTGCGCGGACTTTAGTTTGTGTAGCCGCGACTTTCAGTCTTCAGGTAATATTAGGCATAATTAACTTTGACTTATAGCCGTAGACAGAATCTATTAGGACAGGGGGTGTGGGGGTTGTGCCCCCACGCAGGGGAGGCAGGGCGGTCTTGGGGGTTTCCCCCTAGAGCCACTGCCGTGTTCTACCCCTGCACCCCGTCCTAAGCCTAGTGGCTACAGCTATATAAAGTACGTCTTGCTGTCCGCGCTGTAGTTACCTCCTGACCTAAACTGCTCTATGGGTGAATCAATTACAACTACGCCGCTACTGGAGCTTAAGGGAATTCACAAGCGCTTTGGCAACAATACAATCCTCGATGGTGTAGACATCAAGCTGTACGCGGGTGAGGCGGTGGCAATTATCGGCCCCTCTGGGACAGGCAAGTCCACTATCCTCAGAATTATGAGCGGCTTGCTGGAACCCGATCGCGGTGAAGTGTTAGTTGATGGTAAACGTCTGGCCCAGGTGGCTGGTTCGGACAGTAACGTGAATATTGGCATGGTGTTTCAGCAGGCGGCACTGTTTGACTCGCTCACGGTGGCGGAAAATGTAGGTTTCTACTTATTCGAGCATTCGCGCTTGACAAGGCACGAAATTTTAAAGATTGTCGAAGAAAAGCTCAGACAAGTTGGGTTGTCGAATATTTGCGATCGCTATCCCAGTCAACTATCCGGCGGTATGCGCAAGCGCGTCAGTCTGGCGCGGGCAATTATTACCGACCCCACCGCTCAGGAATCGTCTAAACAGAGCAAGCACGTACTGCTTTACGATGAGCCTACGGCTGGCTTAGACCCAGTTGCTTCCACGGTTATTGAAGACTTGATTTGCAACCTCAAAGACGAGCAAAACGCCTGCGATAGCTACGTCGTAGTCACCCACCAGGACAGTACCATCCGCCGTACAGCCGATCGTGTCATCATGTTGTATGGTGGTAAAGTGTGTTGGCAGGGGAGTGTTGATGAGCTAGATGCAACTGATAATCCTCATATCCGCCAATTTTTTAGCGGTAGCATTAACGGACCAATTCAAATTCTGGATAGGGAGGCATGAAGTAAATGCAAGCAAGAACAATCCGAGAAGGTACCCTGGGTCTGCTAATTGTGGCTGGTGTGGCGGTATTTGGTGGTGGGTTGCTATGGCTGCGAGGCTTTCGCCCTGGAGGTGGAGAAGCTTTTTCCTTTGTGATTGACTTCAAAGATGCCAGTGGTCTGGGTGTAGGTAGCCCCGTGCGCTTCCGAGGCGTGCAGGTAGGTAAAGTGCAGAGCTTGCAGGCCGAAAGTGCTGGTGTCAAAGTCAGCGTGACGATCGACAATCCGAAGCTTGTAATTCCGCGCAATTCTATTATAGAGACGAATCAGAGTGGCTTTTTAAACAATACGGCGATCGATATCTTTCCCAAATCTACCTCTTCTGAGAGTACTGCTGGTCTCGATCCTCTCAGTCAGAACTGCGATCGCAACGCGATTATTTGTCGCGGCAGTACGATTGAAGGTACAACGGGCGTGAATTTTACCCAGGTGGTGCGCGAAACCAGTCAGACGCTCCGCAAGCTCAACGATAACGAACTATTGACGAACCTGAATAATACGCTGAAGAGTACCGATGAAGCAGCTAAAAGCTTCAAAACTCTAGCTCAGTCTGCCACCAGGCTGATAAATTCTTTCCAAGGGCCAGTATCTCAGTTCAGTACTACGGCAGAGTCGATTCGTCAGGCGGCTAATAGCATCGGTCAAACTGCTAGCCGTGCCGATGCCTTGATGCTAGAGAACAAAGAAAGATTGGCACAAACCCTGGATGGCATTAGTGCTGCCGCTAAGGAGGCTAAAGCTTTGATCGCCAATACCCGTCCTCTACTGGAGGATGGTAAGTTTGTGGCAAATCTCCAAAAGCTATCGGAAAATGCGGCGGAAACAGCCGCTAATCTACGTCAGCTTTCCAGTGAAGTTAACAATCCCAACACGCTGACAGCTTTACGCGAGACTTTGGATTCAGCCCGCGCTACTTTTGCTAATACCCAAAAAATTACTGCCGATCTAGACGAACTGACTGGCGATCCGAAGTTTCGCTCTAACATTCGCAACCTGGTTAACGGCTTAAGCGGATTGCTCTCATCCGCTCCCAATGTGATTCCTCCCGTTGCCTCTCCTCTCGCTCCTGAAAACAGTCAGGAGTCTACTCTCATTGCGAAGACCAAAAAATCAAAGGACAATCCCAACCATAAATCCCCAGAGCAGAAAGCCGATCCTATTCCATTAGAGCAACCGTTAGAGCAACCATAGGAGTTGGCTGGTAATGATTTCGAGCATGATGCCCTTTGCTTTTGAATTTACTTCTCCCTCAGATCGCCTGCAAATTGGCCTGATCGCCATTCGCTGGTACGGGCTATTAATTGCAACTGCTGTGATTGTCGGTACTATCCTGGCGAGTAGATTAGCCCCAAAACGCGGGATTAAATCCGAACTGATGGAAGATCTGGTCATCTGGCTGGCAGTTGGCGCGATTCCTGGCGCTAGAGCCTATTACGTAGCATTTGCTTGGCATGAAAAATTCCAATTTCAACCCTGGTATAAGGTCTTTGCAATTTGGGAGGGTGGAATTGCCATCCACGGCGCTATTATTGGGGGCGCGATCGCCGCGATCCTATTTGCACGGCGCAATAAAGTTTCATTCTGGAAAATTGCCGATCTCGTCATGCCATCCCTCAGTCTCGGTCAGGCGATCGGGCGTTGGGGTAATTTCTTCAACTCTGAAGCCTTCGGCTCGCCCACCGACCTACCTTGGAAGTTATTTATCCCGCCTTGCTCAGTTAGAGAAGATGGCGCTAGGGTCTGCTTTCGCCCTCCAGATTTAGAGAATAGTCCTGGCTATTTTCATCCCACCTTTCTCTACGAATCGCTTTGGAATCTCATGGTATTCGGGATATTAATGTTTATCTTTAACCGTTTCCCCAAAGCCAAACCAGGTACGCTTGTTACGATCTACGCGATCGCCTATAGTACGGGACGCTTCTGGATCGAGGGATTGCGGACTGACAGCCTCATGCTTGGCCCGCTGCGTATGGCTCAGGTAGTTAGCTTAACTTGCATCGCGTTGGGAATTTTGGGTTTGTGGTGGCTCTACGGTCGGCGGGGCAGGTTTTGGGATACTGTGGCCATTAATAGCGAAAATGAATAGAAAACGTCTAAATCCGGCTTTGGCAATGGTAGAAACGGCATTTTTAGCCAGTGCCACGGGCATGATTTTTTTAGTTAACTTCTTCTTCCCGCTAGGCCCGTTCCTGCGCATGTTTTTCCCCATACCCACAGCACTTGCCTATCTGCGTTGGGGTAGCAAGTCAGCCTGGAAAACAATGGTGGTCACCGTACTTTTGCTTACGGTTTTGATGGGGCCGACTCGTAGCATTCAATATGCGATCCCGCATGGGTTTCTGGGCGTGCTCTTAGGTTTTTTATGGAAGCGGCGATCGCCCTGGTCGGTATCCCTAGGTCTGGGTACTCTAACGGGGACGCTCGGCACCCTGTTTCAACTTTTATTTCTCTCAGTACTGCTAGGTGAAAACATTTGGACATACGCAACCGTGCAGATTACGAGCTTTATTTCCTGGTTGCTCCAGTTGTTTGGCTCCTTAGATGAACCAGAGCTACTGGTAGTTCAGGCTTTTATTATCGCCGCCATAATTTTCAGTAATTTTATGTACATGTTGCTGGTGCATTTGGTGGCATGGATGTTACTCGATCGCTTAGGAAACCCGATCCCGCCCGCACCCAAGTGGTTGGAAGAAGCGCTTCTAGTTTAGGGACTCGAAATCGCTGTGATGTTTTAAAGGTTGGCAATAACGCAAATTTATGTTACCTATTCTGAAAAACAGACGCGATCTCACATCCACAGCGATCCCATAGTTGCTAGGATAGTGGTACAGTCACTAAGTAGTTAAACTTATTGTCGCCATGACCAACATCATAGAGCTCGATCATTCGCAAAGCCCATCTCCCATAAGCCTTTCTGAACGAGAACTTCAGGTGATCGAGCTGGTGGCTGCTGGGTTGACCAATCAAGAGATTGCAGTTGAGCTAGCCATCAGCAAGCGCACTGTGGACAATCACATTAGTAATATCCTGACCAAAACCCATACGGATAATCGCGTGGCGTTGGTGCGTTGGGCGCTCCAGTGGGGCAAGGTTTGTATTGACGAAGTTAATTGCTGCACGATCGCTAAACCTAATAAGGCTAAAGTGAAAGAGGAAGGATTGCAGAGTGTTTAGCGGAGATCGCATCAGGATCGCCTATAAACCCGAGTTACCACTCGCAATGTACAGAGAGTTAGCAACGCATTTATCGCAGGTAGATGGTGTGACTATCGATCTGATTTGGCAAGATCGTCAAGATTTTAGTTATGATGCCAGCCAGATTGCTGGTATGTATATAAGTGCGGCCTCCCTTTCAGAGCGATCGCAGGCACTAGTACGGTCAATTCTCGATCGTTATGGTAGTTGGCAGATCCAAACCGACTCTGCGGCT includes:
- a CDS encoding ABC transporter ATP-binding protein, whose protein sequence is MGESITTTPLLELKGIHKRFGNNTILDGVDIKLYAGEAVAIIGPSGTGKSTILRIMSGLLEPDRGEVLVDGKRLAQVAGSDSNVNIGMVFQQAALFDSLTVAENVGFYLFEHSRLTRHEILKIVEEKLRQVGLSNICDRYPSQLSGGMRKRVSLARAIITDPTAQESSKQSKHVLLYDEPTAGLDPVASTVIEDLICNLKDEQNACDSYVVVTHQDSTIRRTADRVIMLYGGKVCWQGSVDELDATDNPHIRQFFSGSINGPIQILDREA
- a CDS encoding MlaD family protein codes for the protein MQARTIREGTLGLLIVAGVAVFGGGLLWLRGFRPGGGEAFSFVIDFKDASGLGVGSPVRFRGVQVGKVQSLQAESAGVKVSVTIDNPKLVIPRNSIIETNQSGFLNNTAIDIFPKSTSSESTAGLDPLSQNCDRNAIICRGSTIEGTTGVNFTQVVRETSQTLRKLNDNELLTNLNNTLKSTDEAAKSFKTLAQSATRLINSFQGPVSQFSTTAESIRQAANSIGQTASRADALMLENKERLAQTLDGISAAAKEAKALIANTRPLLEDGKFVANLQKLSENAAETAANLRQLSSEVNNPNTLTALRETLDSARATFANTQKITADLDELTGDPKFRSNIRNLVNGLSGLLSSAPNVIPPVASPLAPENSQESTLIAKTKKSKDNPNHKSPEQKADPIPLEQPLEQP
- the lgt gene encoding prolipoprotein diacylglyceryl transferase produces the protein MISSMMPFAFEFTSPSDRLQIGLIAIRWYGLLIATAVIVGTILASRLAPKRGIKSELMEDLVIWLAVGAIPGARAYYVAFAWHEKFQFQPWYKVFAIWEGGIAIHGAIIGGAIAAILFARRNKVSFWKIADLVMPSLSLGQAIGRWGNFFNSEAFGSPTDLPWKLFIPPCSVREDGARVCFRPPDLENSPGYFHPTFLYESLWNLMVFGILMFIFNRFPKAKPGTLVTIYAIAYSTGRFWIEGLRTDSLMLGPLRMAQVVSLTCIALGILGLWWLYGRRGRFWDTVAINSENE
- a CDS encoding DUF2232 domain-containing protein; translation: MNRKRLNPALAMVETAFLASATGMIFLVNFFFPLGPFLRMFFPIPTALAYLRWGSKSAWKTMVVTVLLLTVLMGPTRSIQYAIPHGFLGVLLGFLWKRRSPWSVSLGLGTLTGTLGTLFQLLFLSVLLGENIWTYATVQITSFISWLLQLFGSLDEPELLVVQAFIIAAIIFSNFMYMLLVHLVAWMLLDRLGNPIPPAPKWLEEALLV
- a CDS encoding helix-turn-helix domain-containing protein — encoded protein: MTNIIELDHSQSPSPISLSERELQVIELVAAGLTNQEIAVELAISKRTVDNHISNILTKTHTDNRVALVRWALQWGKVCIDEVNCCTIAKPNKAKVKEEGLQSV